One Megalopta genalis isolate 19385.01 chromosome 5, iyMegGena1_principal, whole genome shotgun sequence DNA window includes the following coding sequences:
- the Tert gene encoding telomerase reverse transcriptase isoform X3, with the protein MDDCTLQAVRKFFGKWFEQYCIKHNIILRKQESDIFMVQNLKELKTCVNQIDTYKANLDSALKRIQYEQRKRTRKQTKRTKQIYHTGSKNFIFTGFSLRVRLLNTSAIIPSCSVNAVSTICILNNIKRGDEIFDHIIKNTAKDVVVTNYELSIPLISDLLSQFQRRHRKFDYNSVLMSLIDKNPVSQNLKCEYEVPVKQLMSFYEIIFTKVVPLAIFGKLKNLKKAKKALKYLLTTPRYRSYDLWFLLEKLDISSITWLRNIPYPETQWLILAKFIKWFFKGYLIKILFKHFHITSLSSGNNERLYIARSTWFSIQKKFVTKKIRSNALHPDVEYDEWSPPIGIYKLYPKYSGVRPILVSKHEKNDEHNLYIIHTFLKQLKITAYGFSNFQEDWKSIVHYTHNSKIQKPYLVSCDVMDAFGSIIQGDLHDIIISLCEQLPEVLLLHLYIIKSKRRVKDDPLCYKEFFSNENLQLPLSPGTLYVCTKSATSPIQKSWLLDKIWDYISYQRVKIGNKTRIISKGVVQGTKLSPILSDIYYNYILQKEMSSFLKYGKIIKYVDDILYITHDEMQAKQFLQVIKKGFPKYNCYFKDSKIQTNITSTSITVTNNINYIGYKINCNNLEIMPKFSNTHALSKPGL; encoded by the exons ATGGATGATTGTACGCTGCAAGCCGTAAGAAAATTTTTCGGGAAGTGGTTTGAGCA gtattgcataaaacataatataatattacggAAACAAGAGTCTGATATTTTTATGGTACAGAACTTGAAAGAATTGAAGACATGCGTGAATCAAATTGATACGTATAAGGCAAATTTAGACAGCGCATTAAAGCGTATACAGTACGAGCAAAGAAAAC GAACACGCAAACAAACAAAAAGGACTAAACAAATATATCATACAGGatcaaaaaattttatttttactggTTTCTCACTAAGAGTACGATTATTGAACACATCTGCCATTATTCCTTCTTGTTCAGTTAATGCAGTTTCAACAATATGCATCTTAAACAATATAAAGAGAGGGGATGAGATTTTCGATCATATTATTAAAAACACCGCGAAAGATGTTGTGGTAACAAACTATGAGTTATCTATACCATTGATTTCCGATCTTTTAAGCCAATTTCAAAGAAGGCATAGGAAATTTGATTATAACAGTGTTCTAATGAGCTTAATTGATAAAAATCCTGTCAGCCAAAATTTGAAATGTGAATATGAAGTTCCAGTGAAACAATTAATGTCGTTCTATGAGATCATATTTACCAAAGTAGTTCCCCTCGCAATATTTGGAAAGTTGAAGAATCTTAAAAAAGCAAAAAAAGCTTTAAAGTATCTTTTAACTACACCACGTTATAGATCCTATGATTTGTGGTTTCTTCTTGAGAAGCTAGAT aTTTCTAGTATTACGTGGTTAAGAAATATACCATATCCAGAAACACAGTGGCTTATTTTAGCAAAATTTATTAAATGGTTCTTTAAAGGATATctcataaaaatattattcaaacATTTCCATATAACATCACTTTCTTCGGGCAATAATGAAAGATTATACATTGCGCGCTCAACTTGGTTTTCCATTCAGAAGAAATTTGTAACTAAAAAAATACGTTCAAATGCCCTACACCCTGATGTGGAGTACGATGAATGGAGTCCACCAATAGGAATCTATAAATTATATCCGAAATATTCTGGTGTACGTCCTATATTAGTATCAAA ACATGAAAAGAACGATgaacataatttgtatataattcACACGTTTTTAAAACAGTTAAAAATTACTGCGTATGGATTCAGTAATTTTCAAGAGGATTGGAAATCAATTGTTCATTATACACATAATTCAAAAATTCAAAAACCCTATCTTGTATCCTGTGATGTAATGGATGCATTTGGTTCTATAATACAAG GAGATTTgcatgatattataatatcattatgTGAACAACTACCAGaagttttattacttcatttgTACATAATTAAAAGTAAGAGACGTGTAAAAGATGATCCATTATGTTACAAAGAATTTTTTTCCAATGAAAATTTACAATTACCTTTGTCTCCTGGGActttatatgtatgtacaaaATCTGCAACGTCTCCTATCCAAAAAAGTTGGCTATTAGACAAAATTTGGGATTATATTTCTTATCAAAGG GTAAAAATAGGAAACAAGACACGTATTATAAGCAAAGGAGTGGTTCAAGGCACAAAGTTATCACCCATTTTATCggatatatattacaattacatacTGCAAAAAGAAATGTCGTCATTTCTGAAATAcggtaaaattataaaatatgtggatgatattttatacattactcATGAtgaaatgcaagcaaaaca ATTTCTTCAAGTGATAAAGAAGGGATTTCCCAAATATAACTGTTATTTTAAAGATTCAAAAATACAAACTAATATTACCAGTACATCAATTACagttactaataatattaattatataggttacaaaattaattgtaacaatttAGAGATAATGCCTAAATTTTCAAATACACAT GCTCTTTCAAAACCAGGTCTGTAA
- the Tert gene encoding telomerase reverse transcriptase isoform X1 translates to MDDCTLQAVRKFFGKWFEQYCIKHNIILRKQESDIFMVQNLKELKTCVNQIDTYKANLDSALKRIQYEQRKRTRKQTKRTKQIYHTGSKNFIFTGFSLRVRLLNTSAIIPSCSVNAVSTICILNNIKRGDEIFDHIIKNTAKDVVVTNYELSIPLISDLLSQFQRRHRKFDYNSVLMSLIDKNPVSQNLKCEYEVPVKQLMSFYEIIFTKVVPLAIFGKLKNLKKAKKALKYLLTTPRYRSYDLWFLLEKLDISSITWLRNIPYPETQWLILAKFIKWFFKGYLIKILFKHFHITSLSSGNNERLYIARSTWFSIQKKFVTKKIRSNALHPDVEYDEWSPPIGIYKLYPKYSGVRPILVSKHEKNDEHNLYIIHTFLKQLKITAYGFSNFQEDWKSIVHYTHNSKIQKPYLVSCDVMDAFGSIIQGDLHDIIISLCEQLPEVLLLHLYIIKSKRRVKDDPLCYKEFFSNENLQLPLSPGTLYVCTKSATSPIQKSWLLDKIWDYISYQRVKIGNKTRIISKGVVQGTKLSPILSDIYYNYILQKEMSSFLKYGKIIKYVDDILYITHDEMQAKQFLQVIKKGFPKYNCYFKDSKIQTNITSTSITVTNNINYIGYKINCNNLEIMPKFSNTHVRYLLSFKSKDDITPLKLFQNQVCNVNSLKLSKIVFDTSINSKLTIIKILEEVSLMQAKRAQVLINELLDNIKYIVEDIIRIIEFSNRRVTRYIIKLLMKCNENMSYTKACAWDRKISNIIWMSYKRIFKRDRILRKYFMKVPFKQARHKHER, encoded by the exons ATGGATGATTGTACGCTGCAAGCCGTAAGAAAATTTTTCGGGAAGTGGTTTGAGCA gtattgcataaaacataatataatattacggAAACAAGAGTCTGATATTTTTATGGTACAGAACTTGAAAGAATTGAAGACATGCGTGAATCAAATTGATACGTATAAGGCAAATTTAGACAGCGCATTAAAGCGTATACAGTACGAGCAAAGAAAAC GAACACGCAAACAAACAAAAAGGACTAAACAAATATATCATACAGGatcaaaaaattttatttttactggTTTCTCACTAAGAGTACGATTATTGAACACATCTGCCATTATTCCTTCTTGTTCAGTTAATGCAGTTTCAACAATATGCATCTTAAACAATATAAAGAGAGGGGATGAGATTTTCGATCATATTATTAAAAACACCGCGAAAGATGTTGTGGTAACAAACTATGAGTTATCTATACCATTGATTTCCGATCTTTTAAGCCAATTTCAAAGAAGGCATAGGAAATTTGATTATAACAGTGTTCTAATGAGCTTAATTGATAAAAATCCTGTCAGCCAAAATTTGAAATGTGAATATGAAGTTCCAGTGAAACAATTAATGTCGTTCTATGAGATCATATTTACCAAAGTAGTTCCCCTCGCAATATTTGGAAAGTTGAAGAATCTTAAAAAAGCAAAAAAAGCTTTAAAGTATCTTTTAACTACACCACGTTATAGATCCTATGATTTGTGGTTTCTTCTTGAGAAGCTAGAT aTTTCTAGTATTACGTGGTTAAGAAATATACCATATCCAGAAACACAGTGGCTTATTTTAGCAAAATTTATTAAATGGTTCTTTAAAGGATATctcataaaaatattattcaaacATTTCCATATAACATCACTTTCTTCGGGCAATAATGAAAGATTATACATTGCGCGCTCAACTTGGTTTTCCATTCAGAAGAAATTTGTAACTAAAAAAATACGTTCAAATGCCCTACACCCTGATGTGGAGTACGATGAATGGAGTCCACCAATAGGAATCTATAAATTATATCCGAAATATTCTGGTGTACGTCCTATATTAGTATCAAA ACATGAAAAGAACGATgaacataatttgtatataattcACACGTTTTTAAAACAGTTAAAAATTACTGCGTATGGATTCAGTAATTTTCAAGAGGATTGGAAATCAATTGTTCATTATACACATAATTCAAAAATTCAAAAACCCTATCTTGTATCCTGTGATGTAATGGATGCATTTGGTTCTATAATACAAG GAGATTTgcatgatattataatatcattatgTGAACAACTACCAGaagttttattacttcatttgTACATAATTAAAAGTAAGAGACGTGTAAAAGATGATCCATTATGTTACAAAGAATTTTTTTCCAATGAAAATTTACAATTACCTTTGTCTCCTGGGActttatatgtatgtacaaaATCTGCAACGTCTCCTATCCAAAAAAGTTGGCTATTAGACAAAATTTGGGATTATATTTCTTATCAAAGG GTAAAAATAGGAAACAAGACACGTATTATAAGCAAAGGAGTGGTTCAAGGCACAAAGTTATCACCCATTTTATCggatatatattacaattacatacTGCAAAAAGAAATGTCGTCATTTCTGAAATAcggtaaaattataaaatatgtggatgatattttatacattactcATGAtgaaatgcaagcaaaaca ATTTCTTCAAGTGATAAAGAAGGGATTTCCCAAATATAACTGTTATTTTAAAGATTCAAAAATACAAACTAATATTACCAGTACATCAATTACagttactaataatattaattatataggttacaaaattaattgtaacaatttAGAGATAATGCCTAAATTTTCAAATACACATGTACggtatttattatcatttaagTCAAAAGATGATATAACTCCTTTAAA GCTCTTTCAAAACCAGGTCTGTAATGTTAATAgtttaaaattgtctaaaattGTCTTTGACACTTCGATTAATTCGAAATTGACTATAATAAAAATACTCGAAGAAGTAAGTTTAATGCAAGCTAAACGTGCCCAAGTTTTAATAAATGAATTACTCGACAATATCAAGTATATTGTTGAAGATATAATTAGAATTATTGAGTTTAGCAACAGAAGAGTTACcagatatattataaaattgttgaTGAAAT GTAATGAAAACATGAGCTATACAAAAGCATGTGCATGGGACAGGAAAATTAGTAACATTATATGGATGTCTTATAAACGTATCTTTAAGAGGGACAGGATTTTGCGGAAGTATTTTATGAAAGTTCCGTTTAAGCAGg CTCGACACAAACATGAGAGGTAG
- the Tert gene encoding telomerase reverse transcriptase isoform X2: MDDCTLQAVRKFFGKWFEQYCIKHNIILRKQESDIFMVQNLKELKTCVNQIDTYKANLDSALKRIQYEQRKRTRKQTKRTKQIYHTGSKNFIFTGFSLRVRLLNTSAIIPSCSVNAVSTICILNNIKRGDEIFDHIIKNTAKDVVVTNYELSIPLISDLLSQFQRRHRKFDYNSVLMSLIDKNPVSQNLKCEYEVPVKQLMSFYEIIFTKVVPLAIFGKLKNLKKAKKALKYLLTTPRYRSYDLWFLLEKLDISSITWLRNIPYPETQWLILAKFIKWFFKGYLIKILFKHFHITSLSSGNNERLYIARSTWFSIQKKFVTKKIRSNALHPDVEYDEWSPPIGIYKLYPKYSGVRPILVSKHEKNDEHNLYIIHTFLKQLKITAYGFSNFQEDWKSIVHYTHNSKIQKPYLVSCDVMDAFGSIIQGDLHDIIISLCEQLPEVLLLHLYIIKSKRRVKDDPLCYKEFFSNENLQLPLSPGTLYVCTKSATSPIQKSWLLDKIWDYISYQRVKIGNKTRIISKGVVQGTKLSPILSDIYYNYILQKEMSSFLKYGKIIKYVDDILYITHDEMQAKQFLQVIKKGFPKYNCYFKDSKIQTNITSTSITVTNNINYIGYKINCNNLEIMPKFSNTHVRLFQNQVCNVNSLKLSKIVFDTSINSKLTIIKILEEVSLMQAKRAQVLINELLDNIKYIVEDIIRIIEFSNRRVTRYIIKLLMKCNENMSYTKACAWDRKISNIIWMSYKRIFKRDRILRKYFMKVPFKQARHKHER, from the exons ATGGATGATTGTACGCTGCAAGCCGTAAGAAAATTTTTCGGGAAGTGGTTTGAGCA gtattgcataaaacataatataatattacggAAACAAGAGTCTGATATTTTTATGGTACAGAACTTGAAAGAATTGAAGACATGCGTGAATCAAATTGATACGTATAAGGCAAATTTAGACAGCGCATTAAAGCGTATACAGTACGAGCAAAGAAAAC GAACACGCAAACAAACAAAAAGGACTAAACAAATATATCATACAGGatcaaaaaattttatttttactggTTTCTCACTAAGAGTACGATTATTGAACACATCTGCCATTATTCCTTCTTGTTCAGTTAATGCAGTTTCAACAATATGCATCTTAAACAATATAAAGAGAGGGGATGAGATTTTCGATCATATTATTAAAAACACCGCGAAAGATGTTGTGGTAACAAACTATGAGTTATCTATACCATTGATTTCCGATCTTTTAAGCCAATTTCAAAGAAGGCATAGGAAATTTGATTATAACAGTGTTCTAATGAGCTTAATTGATAAAAATCCTGTCAGCCAAAATTTGAAATGTGAATATGAAGTTCCAGTGAAACAATTAATGTCGTTCTATGAGATCATATTTACCAAAGTAGTTCCCCTCGCAATATTTGGAAAGTTGAAGAATCTTAAAAAAGCAAAAAAAGCTTTAAAGTATCTTTTAACTACACCACGTTATAGATCCTATGATTTGTGGTTTCTTCTTGAGAAGCTAGAT aTTTCTAGTATTACGTGGTTAAGAAATATACCATATCCAGAAACACAGTGGCTTATTTTAGCAAAATTTATTAAATGGTTCTTTAAAGGATATctcataaaaatattattcaaacATTTCCATATAACATCACTTTCTTCGGGCAATAATGAAAGATTATACATTGCGCGCTCAACTTGGTTTTCCATTCAGAAGAAATTTGTAACTAAAAAAATACGTTCAAATGCCCTACACCCTGATGTGGAGTACGATGAATGGAGTCCACCAATAGGAATCTATAAATTATATCCGAAATATTCTGGTGTACGTCCTATATTAGTATCAAA ACATGAAAAGAACGATgaacataatttgtatataattcACACGTTTTTAAAACAGTTAAAAATTACTGCGTATGGATTCAGTAATTTTCAAGAGGATTGGAAATCAATTGTTCATTATACACATAATTCAAAAATTCAAAAACCCTATCTTGTATCCTGTGATGTAATGGATGCATTTGGTTCTATAATACAAG GAGATTTgcatgatattataatatcattatgTGAACAACTACCAGaagttttattacttcatttgTACATAATTAAAAGTAAGAGACGTGTAAAAGATGATCCATTATGTTACAAAGAATTTTTTTCCAATGAAAATTTACAATTACCTTTGTCTCCTGGGActttatatgtatgtacaaaATCTGCAACGTCTCCTATCCAAAAAAGTTGGCTATTAGACAAAATTTGGGATTATATTTCTTATCAAAGG GTAAAAATAGGAAACAAGACACGTATTATAAGCAAAGGAGTGGTTCAAGGCACAAAGTTATCACCCATTTTATCggatatatattacaattacatacTGCAAAAAGAAATGTCGTCATTTCTGAAATAcggtaaaattataaaatatgtggatgatattttatacattactcATGAtgaaatgcaagcaaaaca ATTTCTTCAAGTGATAAAGAAGGGATTTCCCAAATATAACTGTTATTTTAAAGATTCAAAAATACAAACTAATATTACCAGTACATCAATTACagttactaataatattaattatataggttacaaaattaattgtaacaatttAGAGATAATGCCTAAATTTTCAAATACACATGTACg GCTCTTTCAAAACCAGGTCTGTAATGTTAATAgtttaaaattgtctaaaattGTCTTTGACACTTCGATTAATTCGAAATTGACTATAATAAAAATACTCGAAGAAGTAAGTTTAATGCAAGCTAAACGTGCCCAAGTTTTAATAAATGAATTACTCGACAATATCAAGTATATTGTTGAAGATATAATTAGAATTATTGAGTTTAGCAACAGAAGAGTTACcagatatattataaaattgttgaTGAAAT GTAATGAAAACATGAGCTATACAAAAGCATGTGCATGGGACAGGAAAATTAGTAACATTATATGGATGTCTTATAAACGTATCTTTAAGAGGGACAGGATTTTGCGGAAGTATTTTATGAAAGTTCCGTTTAAGCAGg CTCGACACAAACATGAGAGGTAG